One genomic region from Alteromonas pelagimontana encodes:
- the purC gene encoding phosphoribosylaminoimidazolesuccinocarboxamide synthase yields MEKREELYRGKAKTVYLTDDSDKLILLFRNDTSAFDGEKIEQLERKGEVNNKFNHFIMSRLEEAGISTQVEALVSDTESLVKKLKMIPVECVVRNVAAGSLVRRLGVEEGQSLNPPVFEFFLKNDALHDPMVNDFHIVSFGWATEAQIASMKALTFAVNNVLKKLFDDAGMILVDYKLEFGLDKDGEIVLGDEFTPDGCRLWDKETRKKMDKDRFRQGLGSVVETYIEVAERLGIKL; encoded by the coding sequence ATGGAAAAACGCGAAGAACTATACCGCGGTAAAGCAAAAACTGTCTACCTGACTGATGACAGCGATAAGCTTATCTTGTTATTCAGAAACGATACTTCTGCTTTCGATGGAGAAAAAATCGAACAGCTTGAACGTAAAGGTGAAGTAAACAATAAGTTTAATCATTTTATTATGTCCAGGTTAGAGGAAGCCGGTATTTCTACCCAGGTAGAGGCGCTGGTTTCGGATACGGAGTCGCTGGTTAAGAAGCTGAAAATGATTCCGGTGGAATGCGTAGTTCGAAACGTAGCAGCAGGTTCTTTAGTACGCCGCTTGGGTGTTGAAGAAGGACAGTCGCTCAACCCGCCGGTTTTTGAATTCTTTCTGAAAAACGATGCGTTGCACGACCCAATGGTCAATGATTTTCACATTGTGTCGTTTGGTTGGGCAACAGAAGCGCAAATTGCTAGCATGAAAGCGTTAACTTTCGCGGTTAACAACGTTCTGAAAAAGCTATTTGACGACGCTGGTATGATTTTAGTGGATTATAAGCTGGAGTTCGGTTTAGACAAGGATGGCGAGATTGTTCTTGGCGATGAATTTACTCCAGACGGTTGCCGTTTATGGGATAAAGAAACCCGCAAAAAAATGGATAAAGACCGTTTCCGTCAGGGGCTAGGGTCAGTGGTTGAAACCTATATCGAAGTCGCAGAACGATTGGGCATAAAATTATAG
- the nrdA gene encoding class 1a ribonucleoside-diphosphate reductase subunit alpha — protein MNNNLYVTKRHGEKEPIELDKIHKVITWAAEGLKNVSVSQVEIKAQIQFYDGIKTSEIHETLIKSAADLISTDAPDYQYLAARLAIFHLRKKAYGKFEPPALFEHVTSMVEQGKYDLHLLKDYTPEEFAEMDSFIDHWRDMNFSYAAVKQLEGKYLVQNRVTGDIYESAQFLYILVAACLFANYPKSTRLEYVRRFYNATSTFKISLPTPIMAGVRTPTRQFSSCVLIETGDSLDSINATASAIVKYVSQRAGIGVNAGRIRALGSPIRGGEAFHTGCIPFYKYFQTAVKSCSQGGVRGGAATLFYPLWHMEVETLLVLKNNRGVEENRVRHLDYGVQFNKLMYQRMMKDGYITLFSPSDVPGLYDAFFADQSKFEELYVKYENDDGIRKKQVKAMELFSLFMQERASTGRIYLQNVDHCNTHSPFDPAVAPVRQSNLCLEIALPTKPLEHVNDENGEIALCTLSAFNLGAIKSLDEFEELSDLAVRALDSLLDYQDYPVPAAYNATMNRRTLGIGVINFAYYLAKNGVKYSDFSANGLIHRTFEAMQYYLLKASNNLAKEKGACPKFNETTYSKGILPIDSYKKDLDAICNEPLHYDWDALREEIKTHGLRNSTLSALMPSETSSQISNATNGIEPPRGHISIKSSKDGVLKQVVPEYETLKEKYELLWDIPSNDGYLQLCGIMQKFVDQTISANTSYDPGKYDSGKVPMKLLLKDLLTAYKLGVKTLYYHNTRDGASDTSSLEAKEQQQKPLAQEAVIAEDDDCAGGACKI, from the coding sequence ATGAATAACAATTTATATGTCACCAAGCGTCATGGTGAGAAAGAGCCCATTGAGTTAGATAAAATTCATAAAGTTATTACTTGGGCTGCTGAGGGACTTAAGAATGTCTCTGTCTCTCAGGTAGAGATCAAAGCTCAAATTCAGTTTTATGATGGTATCAAAACCTCTGAAATTCATGAGACGCTTATTAAGTCAGCAGCAGATTTAATTTCTACTGATGCGCCGGATTACCAATATTTGGCAGCGCGTTTAGCGATTTTCCATCTTCGGAAAAAAGCTTATGGCAAATTCGAACCACCTGCACTATTTGAACATGTAACGTCGATGGTGGAGCAAGGTAAATACGATCTCCACCTGCTGAAAGACTATACGCCTGAAGAATTTGCTGAAATGGATTCTTTTATCGATCACTGGCGGGATATGAATTTCAGTTATGCAGCCGTTAAGCAACTGGAAGGTAAATATCTGGTTCAGAACCGGGTTACCGGGGATATTTATGAAAGCGCCCAGTTTCTCTATATTTTAGTTGCTGCGTGTTTGTTTGCGAACTATCCAAAATCGACTCGTCTGGAATATGTTCGCCGTTTCTATAACGCCACGTCCACTTTTAAAATTTCTTTGCCCACACCTATTATGGCCGGGGTCCGTACCCCTACCCGCCAATTCAGTTCTTGTGTATTAATTGAAACCGGGGACAGCCTGGACTCTATCAATGCAACTGCCAGCGCCATCGTAAAATACGTGAGTCAGCGCGCAGGAATTGGTGTAAACGCAGGGCGTATTCGCGCTCTGGGCAGCCCTATTCGCGGCGGTGAAGCATTTCATACCGGTTGTATACCTTTTTACAAGTACTTTCAAACTGCCGTTAAAAGCTGTTCTCAAGGCGGCGTGCGAGGCGGTGCCGCAACATTGTTTTATCCGCTATGGCACATGGAAGTCGAAACGCTGTTGGTGTTAAAGAACAATCGCGGTGTAGAAGAAAATCGGGTAAGGCACCTGGATTACGGTGTGCAGTTTAACAAACTAATGTACCAGCGCATGATGAAGGATGGATATATCACCCTTTTTAGTCCTTCTGACGTGCCTGGTTTATATGATGCGTTCTTTGCTGATCAGAGCAAATTTGAAGAGCTGTATGTAAAATACGAAAACGACGACGGTATTCGTAAAAAACAAGTGAAGGCTATGGAACTGTTCAGCTTGTTTATGCAGGAACGCGCCAGCACTGGCCGTATTTATCTGCAGAACGTTGACCACTGTAATACTCATAGTCCGTTCGATCCGGCAGTTGCACCAGTTCGCCAGAGCAATTTGTGTTTGGAGATTGCGTTACCCACCAAACCGCTTGAGCACGTGAATGATGAAAACGGCGAAATTGCTTTGTGTACACTTTCGGCTTTTAACTTGGGGGCGATTAAATCGCTGGATGAGTTTGAAGAACTTTCTGATCTTGCTGTGCGTGCATTAGACAGTTTACTTGATTATCAGGATTATCCTGTACCTGCAGCTTATAATGCCACTATGAATCGTCGAACGCTGGGTATCGGTGTTATCAACTTTGCCTACTATTTAGCGAAAAATGGCGTGAAATATTCCGACTTTAGCGCCAATGGTTTGATTCACCGTACTTTTGAAGCTATGCAGTATTATCTGTTAAAAGCATCCAACAATTTAGCGAAAGAGAAAGGCGCCTGTCCTAAGTTCAATGAGACCACCTATTCAAAGGGTATCTTACCTATCGACAGTTATAAAAAGGATCTTGACGCGATTTGCAATGAGCCACTGCACTATGATTGGGATGCGTTAAGAGAAGAGATTAAAACTCATGGCCTGCGTAATTCAACATTGTCGGCGTTAATGCCATCGGAAACCTCTTCTCAGATATCTAATGCCACCAATGGTATTGAACCACCTCGTGGACATATCAGCATTAAGTCCAGTAAAGATGGTGTGCTAAAGCAAGTTGTGCCTGAATACGAAACGCTGAAAGAAAAGTACGAACTGTTGTGGGATATTCCTTCCAACGATGGCTATCTGCAACTTTGTGGCATTATGCAAAAATTTGTTGATCAGACTATTTCAGCGAATACCAGCTATGACCCTGGTAAGTATGACAGTGGCAAGGTGCCAATGAAGTTATTGCTTAAAGATTTGCTAACTGCTTATAAATTGGGTGTGAAAACGCTGTATTATCACAACACTCGCGACGGCGCTTCAGATACCAGCTCGCTGGAAGCCAAAGAGCAACAGCAAAAGCCTCTGGCACAAGAAGCAGTAATCGCTGAAGATGACGATTGTGCAGGTGGTGCGTGCAAAATTTAG
- a CDS encoding N-formylglutamate amidohydrolase: MISGSSTNTSSYSSEPYDRWFIHHSRGPVMATAVHAGHAMREELLPFLEADDSERRREEDPMTDVWANTGDNVFSCYTSRFEVDLNRARNKACSTDPNDTWGMKVWKESPPEEMIERSLKQHDTFYAMMRGWLEQMIAEHGKVLLLDLHSYNHRRAGPNKAPASFQDNPDIDLGLTTLDHKRFGNVADKLSRTLADTPCQGRYLDVRGNVRYPDGGYWPEWVFANYGSDVCTITLEYKKFYMDEWRAESSLAAIEDLRTGLKKAVDAVREEIKKCR, from the coding sequence ATGATATCTGGTTCTAGCACTAACACATCTAGCTATTCTTCTGAGCCATACGACCGGTGGTTCATTCATCACAGCCGCGGCCCGGTTATGGCCACTGCTGTTCACGCTGGACACGCGATGCGCGAAGAGCTTCTGCCCTTCCTTGAAGCTGATGATTCAGAACGCCGCCGCGAAGAAGATCCCATGACAGACGTATGGGCAAATACTGGCGACAACGTATTCTCCTGCTATACGTCCCGGTTTGAAGTTGATCTTAATCGTGCTCGAAACAAGGCTTGCTCCACAGATCCGAACGATACCTGGGGGATGAAGGTGTGGAAGGAGTCTCCACCCGAGGAAATGATAGAGCGATCGCTTAAACAACACGACACGTTTTACGCGATGATGCGAGGATGGCTTGAGCAGATGATAGCCGAGCACGGTAAAGTACTGTTACTGGATTTACACAGCTACAATCACCGCCGGGCAGGCCCGAATAAGGCACCGGCTTCATTTCAGGATAATCCTGATATTGATTTAGGGCTTACCACATTGGATCACAAAAGGTTTGGCAATGTGGCCGATAAGTTGTCTCGCACTTTGGCTGATACACCTTGCCAGGGCCGTTATTTGGACGTTCGCGGGAACGTACGATACCCCGATGGAGGTTATTGGCCAGAGTGGGTTTTCGCAAACTACGGAAGCGATGTCTGCACGATCACGTTGGAATATAAAAAGTTTTATATGGACGAATGGCGGGCAGAGAGTTCCCTGGCGGCAATCGAAGATTTACGTACTGGTTTGAAAAAAGCAGTCGATGCAGTTCGGGAGGAAATTAAGAAATGTCGGTAA
- a CDS encoding c-type cytochrome, with protein MTQKKYLGTGMIVGIVLTAIAGMVAILIVVYTGSYNISAREDHSSFARWALSTSMVASVRSRADQKPPGFTKNMIAAGAHEYQTMCEHCHGGPGIERANWAEGLVPQPPHLTEAAAHWTPSEVFWLVNHGVKMSGMPAFGATHDEKTLWNITAFVKQLPAMTQAQYQELGDHNKHDH; from the coding sequence ATGACACAAAAAAAGTATCTTGGTACGGGCATGATCGTCGGTATTGTGCTTACTGCAATAGCAGGGATGGTTGCAATTCTCATCGTTGTTTACACGGGAAGCTACAATATCAGTGCGCGCGAGGACCATTCTTCTTTTGCGCGCTGGGCACTTTCAACCTCCATGGTAGCGTCAGTACGAAGCCGGGCAGATCAAAAGCCTCCAGGGTTTACGAAGAATATGATTGCGGCTGGGGCACACGAGTACCAAACCATGTGTGAGCACTGTCACGGCGGGCCAGGTATCGAACGCGCGAACTGGGCTGAGGGACTGGTCCCACAACCCCCTCATCTTACTGAAGCGGCTGCACACTGGACACCCTCAGAAGTATTTTGGCTAGTCAATCATGGCGTTAAAATGTCTGGAATGCCCGCATTTGGCGCTACACATGACGAAAAAACGCTATGGAATATCACCGCTTTTGTAAAGCAATTACCCGCCATGACACAAGCCCAATATCAAGAATTGGGAGACCACAACAAACATGACCATTGA
- a CDS encoding DUF305 domain-containing protein translates to MSYWRFAAMIATSTIIMFGLMYLNTYAFEHVLWSETRAWMALLMGATMAIVMLSFMLNMYKKKWINIGIFAGSACVFVLCLWIVRSQATVTDVEYMKAMIPHHSIAIMTSERAQISDSRVRKLADEIIAAQRREISEMKYLIRDIEEAQ, encoded by the coding sequence ATGTCCTATTGGCGTTTTGCAGCAATGATCGCTACGTCGACGATAATCATGTTCGGCTTAATGTATCTTAACACTTACGCTTTCGAACACGTATTGTGGAGTGAAACACGAGCATGGATGGCATTATTAATGGGCGCCACTATGGCGATCGTGATGCTTAGCTTTATGCTAAATATGTATAAAAAGAAATGGATAAATATAGGAATATTCGCAGGTAGTGCTTGTGTATTTGTCCTCTGTTTATGGATAGTAAGAAGCCAGGCTACGGTGACAGATGTTGAATATATGAAAGCGATGATCCCGCATCACTCCATTGCTATTATGACCAGCGAAAGAGCACAAATAAGCGACTCCCGAGTCCGAAAACTTGCTGATGAAATTATAGCAGCGCAGCGTAGAGAAATTTCTGAAATGAAATATCTAATTCGAGATATTGAGGAGGCCCAATAA
- a CDS encoding ATP-grasp domain-containing protein gives MKIAFFINDIHTEKDNYTTIRLARRAARIGHEVVLVGLSDLIYESDESIAAMVSRPQSKDYEDDAQLLAELQHEDSALERVNLTQFDVVLLRSDPADEVLTRPWAPNSALLFAQLLANQGVLVLNDPTHLTDASNKTYFQTYPEIVRPKTAISCRVEEIKRAIENFNGKAVIKPLQGSGGQGVFIINQDSQANLNQIIEATIRDGYAIVQEYLPLAADGDLRLITLNGRPLQVEGVYACFRRFNSTGDGRSNISAGGKYEMATPDEEALKVAEAVAPKLMRDGMYLTGLDIVGNKMMEINVDTPGGINMAEDLTGKDFSGAIIADLERKVRLKQMYGQQLTVTELAVL, from the coding sequence ATGAAAATAGCTTTTTTTATTAATGATATTCACACCGAAAAAGATAACTATACTACTATCCGTCTGGCGCGTCGGGCGGCACGTATCGGTCACGAAGTAGTTTTGGTTGGACTTAGCGATTTGATCTATGAATCAGATGAATCCATCGCTGCTATGGTAAGTCGCCCGCAAAGCAAAGATTATGAAGATGATGCACAATTGTTGGCTGAGCTACAGCATGAAGACTCAGCATTAGAGCGAGTGAATTTAACGCAGTTTGATGTAGTTTTACTAAGGTCAGATCCTGCGGACGAGGTCCTTACGCGGCCATGGGCACCCAATTCAGCGCTCTTATTTGCTCAGCTTCTGGCGAATCAGGGGGTATTGGTACTGAACGATCCAACTCATCTTACCGATGCTTCCAACAAAACTTACTTTCAAACATATCCTGAAATTGTACGCCCGAAAACAGCCATTTCCTGCAGGGTAGAAGAAATAAAAAGGGCCATTGAAAACTTTAACGGTAAAGCGGTAATTAAACCCCTGCAAGGCTCTGGAGGGCAGGGGGTGTTTATCATTAATCAGGATAGTCAGGCAAACCTTAATCAGATTATCGAAGCGACTATTCGTGATGGTTACGCCATTGTACAGGAATACTTGCCCTTGGCTGCTGATGGAGATTTACGTTTAATTACGTTAAATGGTCGTCCGCTTCAGGTTGAGGGTGTATATGCCTGCTTCCGCCGATTTAACAGCACTGGGGACGGCCGTTCTAATATATCCGCAGGAGGAAAATATGAAATGGCCACGCCTGATGAAGAAGCGTTGAAGGTTGCTGAAGCGGTAGCACCGAAGCTGATGCGAGACGGCATGTACCTTACCGGGCTGGATATTGTCGGCAACAAAATGATGGAAATTAATGTGGATACTCCTGGTGGCATAAACATGGCAGAAGATTTGACCGGAAAAGATTTCTCTGGTGCCATTATTGCCGACTTGGAGCGTAAGGTAAGATTAAAGCAGATGTACGGTCAGCAGCTAACGGTAACGGAACTGGCTGTTCTATAA
- a CDS encoding tyrosine/phenylalanine carboxypeptidase domain-containing protein produces MSVSELPAVASRIDKKLADIDARVDWLYYLSPCDNDGMWQRFQESDYTVNPVMWYPEIPDNFCEIKEALQNLPIDDVEDPSLHALFYEKRMELELQVDLVMMRESRGFMAISVELFGEAEPSLVHSARQILNEVPIVSGPASDANCADIVTAADKEINAYRAEVPDMASRVEVMEDLNSMMMVHHGHLKVAQSVKLPSARISPLIAHEVGTHVVTRYNGRCQPIQLLEHGLAHYDPLQEGLGTLAEYLAGYLPPRRLRVIAARVIATELALKRQSVKEIFHELHDEYHLPAEDAFDVAVRACRGGGLTKDSVYLRGLRELLAYLADGGDIEFLFLGKFAMGQRMLIKELLNQGWLLPPRIIPHHLRGERGRERVKQVRNVKLEQLFQLEPML; encoded by the coding sequence ATGTCGGTAAGTGAACTCCCCGCAGTAGCATCACGAATTGATAAAAAGCTGGCCGATATCGATGCTCGGGTAGACTGGCTTTATTATCTTTCCCCCTGCGACAATGACGGAATGTGGCAGCGTTTTCAGGAAAGTGATTATACCGTCAATCCCGTTATGTGGTATCCGGAGATTCCCGATAATTTTTGTGAGATTAAAGAAGCGCTACAAAATTTACCAATAGACGATGTCGAAGATCCTTCACTACACGCTCTTTTTTATGAAAAAAGGATGGAGTTGGAACTGCAGGTGGATCTCGTAATGATGCGGGAAAGCCGGGGGTTTATGGCGATTTCCGTGGAGCTGTTTGGTGAAGCCGAGCCGAGTTTAGTGCACAGTGCGCGCCAAATACTCAATGAAGTGCCGATAGTGAGCGGCCCTGCCAGTGACGCCAACTGCGCCGATATCGTCACCGCGGCCGATAAAGAAATCAATGCATATCGTGCTGAAGTTCCAGATATGGCGTCTCGGGTAGAGGTGATGGAAGATTTAAATTCCATGATGATGGTGCATCACGGGCACCTGAAAGTTGCTCAAAGTGTAAAGCTTCCCTCTGCGCGTATTTCTCCCCTTATTGCCCATGAAGTCGGCACGCATGTGGTTACGCGTTACAACGGCAGATGCCAACCTATACAACTGCTGGAGCACGGTTTGGCCCATTATGATCCGCTGCAGGAAGGATTGGGAACGCTAGCGGAATATCTCGCTGGCTATCTTCCTCCGCGCCGGCTAAGAGTGATAGCCGCACGAGTTATTGCCACTGAACTTGCTTTAAAGCGCCAATCCGTTAAAGAAATCTTTCATGAACTTCACGACGAATATCATTTACCCGCTGAAGATGCCTTTGACGTTGCAGTGAGAGCCTGCAGAGGCGGAGGTCTGACAAAAGATTCAGTGTATTTGCGAGGGTTAAGAGAACTTCTTGCCTATCTGGCTGATGGCGGGGACATTGAATTTTTATTTTTGGGTAAATTTGCCATGGGTCAGCGGATGCTGATCAAAGAGTTACTCAACCAGGGGTGGCTGCTGCCGCCAAGAATTATACCTCACCATTTGCGAGGCGAACGGGGTCGTGAACGTGTAAAACAAGTGCGTAATGTCAAACTTGAACAACTTTTCCAACTAGAGCCTATGTTATGA
- a CDS encoding DMT family transporter gives MQTKMVMLVIMAMMAFAGNSLLCRMALVSSSTDPVSFTYIRLLSGALVLYLLTVFRHSPSISAGSWVGAVALFVYATGFSLAYVAIPTGAGALLLFGAVQLTMILWGMFKGERFNSIQTTGFFLAIVGLTVLLLPGATAPPLSSAVLMVMAGMAWGIYSVLGRSASNPLSSTAGNFILTLPFAAILLLINTHTMMTDLQGLILGIVSGAVTSGIGYALWYAVLPALKSSHAATIQLSVPVIATFAGWLILGETLTLRILLASLAILSGIALVIIEKR, from the coding sequence ATGCAGACGAAAATGGTAATGCTGGTGATAATGGCCATGATGGCTTTTGCAGGTAATTCGCTTTTGTGCAGAATGGCGCTGGTTAGCTCAAGCACTGATCCCGTTTCCTTTACCTATATCCGTCTGCTAAGCGGCGCTCTTGTACTTTACTTACTGACGGTATTTCGCCATTCCCCAAGTATTTCTGCTGGTAGCTGGGTCGGCGCTGTTGCGTTATTCGTTTATGCCACTGGCTTTTCCTTAGCGTATGTGGCCATACCTACTGGAGCAGGTGCGTTACTACTTTTTGGTGCAGTTCAACTGACCATGATCCTGTGGGGGATGTTTAAGGGCGAACGTTTCAATAGCATTCAAACTACAGGATTTTTTTTGGCGATAGTCGGGCTAACCGTGTTGCTGCTACCTGGTGCTACAGCTCCGCCCCTCTCTTCGGCAGTACTAATGGTTATGGCTGGTATGGCCTGGGGAATATACTCAGTCTTAGGTAGAAGTGCATCGAATCCTTTGTCTAGTACAGCGGGAAATTTCATTCTCACACTCCCGTTTGCAGCCATTTTATTATTGATCAATACGCATACTATGATGACTGATCTTCAGGGACTAATATTAGGGATTGTTTCCGGTGCAGTAACATCAGGGATAGGATACGCGCTTTGGTACGCCGTACTTCCGGCGCTAAAATCTTCCCATGCCGCCACTATTCAGCTAAGCGTTCCGGTCATTGCGACGTTTGCTGGCTGGTTAATTCTTGGCGAAACCTTGACCTTACGTATCCTGCTTGCCTCACTCGCCATCTTGAGCGGCATTGCTCTGGTAATAATAGAAAAGCGATAG
- the yfaE gene encoding class I ribonucleotide reductase maintenance protein YfaE gives MKTTDKTFHIDIVDVGCAVSQPDKTLLESLEANNIIVHYHCREGFCGACRTKMLSGKVSYTTDPLAYIDDDEILPCCCIALCNLVIKVPQ, from the coding sequence ATGAAAACAACTGATAAAACATTCCACATCGATATTGTCGATGTGGGATGCGCTGTTTCTCAACCTGATAAAACGCTGCTTGAATCACTGGAAGCGAATAATATTATTGTTCACTACCATTGTCGTGAGGGCTTTTGCGGTGCCTGTCGTACTAAGATGCTTAGTGGAAAGGTATCCTACACAACAGATCCTCTGGCATATATTGACGATGACGAAATTCTGCCTTGTTGTTGCATCGCCCTTTGCAACTTAGTCATTAAAGTTCCGCAGTAG
- the nrdB gene encoding class Ia ribonucleoside-diphosphate reductase subunit beta, which produces MKYTTFNQQSVNPLAEPMFFGNPVNVARYDQQKHNIFEKLIEKQISFFWRPEEVDVSRDRVDFQKLTDPETHIFISNLKYQTLLDSVQGRSPNIAFLPIVSLPELETWIETWSFFETIHSRSYTHILRNLFSDPSDIFEDIVVNEEIKRRASDISRYYDDLIFATQLWQTQGEGVHTVDGEAHTINLRELKKKLFLCMNSVNALEAIRFYVSFACTFAFAERELMEGNSKIIRLIARDENLHLTSTQHILNIWAKGKDDPEMAEIAEECKEQARQIFLSAVEQEKEWADYLFKNGSMIGLNREILCQYVEYIANQRMSAIGFDAPFDVQSNPLPWMNNYLNSDNVQVAPQESEISSYLVGQIDSSVSDNDFADFEL; this is translated from the coding sequence ATGAAATACACCACGTTTAACCAACAAAGTGTGAATCCGCTTGCAGAGCCGATGTTCTTTGGCAATCCTGTAAACGTTGCGCGATATGATCAGCAAAAGCACAATATATTCGAGAAGCTGATTGAAAAACAAATCAGCTTCTTCTGGCGTCCGGAAGAAGTCGATGTATCTCGGGATCGGGTTGATTTTCAAAAACTTACCGACCCTGAAACACATATTTTTATTTCCAATCTGAAGTATCAGACGCTGTTGGATTCAGTTCAAGGACGTAGCCCAAACATTGCGTTTTTGCCTATTGTTTCTCTACCGGAACTAGAAACCTGGATTGAAACCTGGTCGTTCTTTGAAACCATCCACTCGCGTTCCTATACTCACATTCTCAGAAATCTGTTTTCCGATCCTAGCGATATTTTTGAAGATATCGTGGTGAACGAAGAAATTAAGCGGCGTGCCTCGGACATTTCTCGTTATTACGACGACTTGATTTTCGCCACTCAGCTTTGGCAAACCCAAGGGGAAGGCGTACATACCGTAGATGGTGAAGCTCATACTATTAATCTTCGGGAGCTGAAGAAAAAGCTGTTTCTATGTATGAATTCAGTCAATGCGCTTGAAGCTATTCGTTTTTACGTTTCTTTTGCCTGCACTTTTGCTTTTGCAGAGCGTGAGTTAATGGAAGGAAATTCCAAAATCATCCGTTTGATTGCGCGGGACGAAAACCTGCATCTCACTTCTACTCAGCATATTCTGAATATATGGGCGAAGGGCAAAGATGATCCCGAAATGGCGGAAATTGCGGAAGAATGTAAAGAGCAGGCACGTCAAATTTTCCTCAGCGCCGTCGAGCAGGAAAAAGAATGGGCGGACTACCTGTTTAAAAATGGCTCTATGATTGGCCTGAACAGAGAAATTCTCTGCCAGTATGTTGAGTATATTGCCAATCAACGCATGTCTGCGATTGGTTTCGACGCTCCGTTCGATGTGCAAAGTAACCCGCTTCCCTGGATGAATAACTACCTGAATTCAGATAATGTGCAGGTGGCCCCGCAGGAATCCGAAATCAGTTCTTATTTGGTCGGACAAATCGACTCTTCTGTCAGTGATAACGATTTTGCCGATTTTGAGTTATAA